One genomic segment of Panicum virgatum strain AP13 chromosome 2N, P.virgatum_v5, whole genome shotgun sequence includes these proteins:
- the LOC120660152 gene encoding uncharacterized protein LOC120660152, giving the protein MKHQRQPSVCFAPRSRTFSFKGGNGSLRKTKQCRFVSMPMRKIEEEVKQAQAIRSIFRKGRNKNDVGSMVCPSMLVTNKLRKSSSLQKDQHGNQVLPQSKQHLDVCKVEQWNHEAMKEDFPSMAVCPKYRHASSSEKLAKPTLESSITSKIHVNGVKMSSLQPTNLKAMPGLVPKSTWIHKRNEMNGCDDITNDDNLRSRKESLPEEMPKSHDDTSSEGENPTHQTIKRRRKYIGSNEDEDDNGNQSTEGVADDILKKGHNRVTKPFVADCLNKQCYCCSKPIDEPVWSGLLNIGNKVYIPLSGHLSTKSCEKVHNLSKSLSRVVEVAKLPRSKVWPKRWEASRPIDDNIGLYFFPYKMRPDNSHDKLLKSVMENDLALRAIIDDSEMLLFPSNLLRKRYQTFQMKHYLWGVFKPRKVEGKQDAALHHPDCTTGATAFTANDTATGIATDAACMPQGAFGVATVSIPTEDATNAPFVPSANHGQMDSSIMGAPPGRMIAFVVKETPRIEQLIREMQREGVLVMQGEMMSTPGSIPTVTQRGQPSKA; this is encoded by the exons CCAATGAGAAAGATCGAAGAAGAAGTGAAGCAGGCGCAGGCAATCCGATCTATCTTTAGGAAGGGAAGAAACAAAAATGATGTTGGTAGCATGGTATGTCCATCCATGCTGGTTACCAACAAACTACGCAAGAGCAGTTCCCTTCAAAAGGATCAACACGGTAATCAAGTCTTACCACAATCCAAGCAAcatcttgatgtttgtaaagtTGAACAGTGGAACCACGAAGCAATGAAAGAAGATTTTCCATCAATGGCAGTATGTCCTAAATATAGGCATGCAAGTTCTTCGGAAAAACTAGCTAAGCCTACCCTCGAGAGCTCAATTACTTCAAAGATACATGTAAATGGTGTCAAAATGTCAAGTTTACAACCAACAAACTTAAAGGCGATGCCAGGGTTGGTTCCCAAGTCCACATGGATACATAAGAGGAATGAGATGAATGGTTGCGATGATATAACCAATGATGACAATCTTAGGAGTAGGAAAGAGTCGTTACCGGAAGAAATGCCCAAGTCACATGATGATACTAGTAGTGAAGGTGAGAATCCAACTCATCAGACAATTAAAAGACGGAGAAAATACATAGGATcaaatgaagatgaagatgacaaTGGCAATCAAAGTACAGAGGGTGTTGCAGATGATATTTTGAAGAAAGGTCATAATAGAGTCACTAAGCCATTTGTTGCCGATTGTCTCAATAAGCAATGCTATTGTTGCTCCAAGCCAATCGACGAACCTGTCTGGAG TGGTCTTCTTAATATCGGCAATAAGGTGTACATACCATTATCTGGTCATTTGTCAACTAAATCATGTGAGAAGGTGCACAATTTATCAAAATCGTTGTCGCGTGTGGTTGAAGTGGCTAAACTACCTAGGTCAAAGGTTTGGCCTAAGAGATGGGAGGCATCAAGACCTATAGATGATAACATTGGTTTATACTTCTTCCCTTATAAGATGAG GCCTGACAATTCCCATGACAAGCTACTTAAGTCAGTAATGGAGAATGATTTAGCCTTACGGGCCATTATCGATGATTCCGAGATGCTGTTGTTCCCTTCTAATTTGCTTCGTAAACGATATCAGA CGTTCCAAATGAAACACTACTTGTGGGGTGTATTCAAGCCCAGGAAAGTTGAAGGGAAACAGGATGCTGCATTGCATCATCCGGACTGCACCACTGGAGCTACAGCATTTACTGCTAATGATACAGCCACCGGGATTGCTACTGATGCTGCTTGCATGCCCCAAGGAGCTTTCGGGGTTGCTACTGTTAGCATACCCACTGAagatgctactaatgctcctttCGTACCTTCAGCAAATCATGGACAGATGGACTCATCAATCATGGGTGCACCCCCCGGCAGGATGATTGCATTTGTCGTCAAAGAGACCCCGAGGATCGAGCAGCTCATCCGGGAGATGCAACGGGAAGGCGTCTTGGTCATGCAAGGGGAGATGATGAGTACGCCAGGCAGTATACCAACTGTGACGCAGCGCGGGCAGCCAAGCAAGGCATGA